One region of Drosophila teissieri strain GT53w chromosome 2L, Prin_Dtei_1.1, whole genome shotgun sequence genomic DNA includes:
- the LOC122614818 gene encoding uncharacterized protein LOC122614818, which yields MNVWKAKVLTEVPFGHVLIVSGRVKPHPNKISLDLTDNVNAQNESETVFLKIEANFREGQIIRSMFQPGEGWQQEEISKNWKCDGPKNPLQPGQSFTFRVAVLQRCFEIYVNDQLYGSFEFVKFPKQINYVRTYGDFEKITQFHHRMLFPLVFPRTLMCPDKVAFQSDVPRRYETGTVVAMECIAKGPPTTEFSICFQCNDTGRTVLRFHVNFDRTTVSRSYQREDNSFALSDEETEGEFPFVRGKLFKIAFGLGDRAFLIAVNGQYFTYYNFPGRPFSISTLKCFTNEVGDFAVRSMEYHSDSPLLSRVEKLSII from the exons ATGAACGTCTGGAAAGCAAAGGTCCTAACGGAAGTCCCTTTCGGACACGTCCTCATCGTCAGTGGACGCGTCAAGCCTCATCCGAATAA AATTTCGCTGGACCTCACGGACAATGTGAACGCGCAGAACGAGAGCGAAACGGTGTTCCTGAAGATCGAGGCCAACTTCCGCGAGGGCCAGATCATCCGCAGCATGTTCCAGCCGGGCGAGGGATGGCAGCAGGAGGAGATCTCCAAGAACTGGAAGTGCGACGGCCCCAAGAATCCGCTGCAGCCGGGCCAGAGCTTCACCTTCCGGGTGGCGGTGCTGCAGCGATGCTTCGAGATCTACGTGAACGATCAGCTGTACGGGTCCTTCGAGTTCGTGAAGTTCCCCAAGCAAATCAACTACGTGCGGACCTACGGGGACTTCGAGAAGATCACTCAGTTCCACCACCGCATGCTCTTTCCGCTCGTCTTCCCCAGAACGCTCATGTGTCCGGACAAGGTGGCCTTCCAGAGCGACGTGCCCAGGCGATACGAAACCGGCACTGTGGTGGCCATGGAGTGCATCGCCAAGGGGCCACCGACCACGGAGTTCTCCATCTGCTTCCAGTGCAACGACACCGGGAGGACGGTGCTCCGCTTCCACGTGAACTTCGATCGGACAACGGTGTCACGCAGCTACCAGCGCGAAGACAACAG CTTTGCCTTAAGCGACGAGGAGACCGAGGGCGAATTCCCATTTGTGCGCGGAAAGCTCTTCAAGATCGCCTTTGGGCTCGGGGATCGGGCTTTCCTGATCGCAGTCAACGGTCAGTACTTCACCTACTACAACTTCCCTGGACGCCCCTTCTCCATATCCACTTTGAAGTGTTTCACCAACGAAGTGGGCGACTTCGCCGTGAGGAGCATGGAGTACCACTCGGATTCCCCGCTTCTGTCCCGCGTGGAGAAGTTGTCCATCATTTAA